Within Methanofastidiosum sp., the genomic segment AAAAAAGTCATATGAGGTATTTTATGTCAAGAGAAAAACTTAAAGACATAAGACGTTCTCTTTTAGAGCAAAAGTATAGGTTTGATCTTGGTAGACAGTTTTTGGTCTACGTAAACTTTGCACTGCTTATCATAGCGGCCTCGGATAAGATAAAACTTATCATTGATCTAAAAACTACCGAACTTTTATTGGTACTTGTCCCTCTGTCTTTTATAGCAACCTACATATTGGGATACATCCTTGATAAATTTGTTAAGTTTCCACAGGCTACACAGATGGTTGAGGCAAAAAGAAGCCCTTATACCTTGATGACTCAGGAAAAACTTGACAAAATTATAGAATTACTTGAAAAACAATAGGAAAAACTTATATTCAAACAATACTATAAAAATATATTATAAGGGGATTTTATGGGTAAGATTGCAGCAACTAGATTAAGAGACAAGATGATTGTAACTGAACAGGGCCATGAGATAGGAACCCTTTTTGACATGGTCATAAATGAAGATACAGGAGAGCTCATAGCTCTTGTTGTAGAGCCTACAACTGATGTCATTTTAGATAATATGATAACGGACAAGGAGAATCTAGTTCTTGTTCCTTTTAGCGCTGTAAGGGCTGTCAAAGACTTCATAATAGTTGACGTCAGAAGAATTCCAAAGAAGAGCGAGAGAGTAGGAATGTTCGCAAAGGTTCCCGAATAAATTATTTTTTTATCTTCTTTTCTATTCTAAGTTCCATTAGCCTCTTTATTGTCAAATAGGCGATAGAGAAAGTAATAGCCCCTATCAGAGGCGTTATATAATCATTATTCTTAAATAAAATAAAGTTAATACCTATGAAAAATATAAAATAGATGAATGCTAAAAGGATTGCATATAGGGTAGAATTTATTTCGTTTAATCGCATGAAATTCTTTTTATTATTATGGCTTATATTTCTAGCCCTTTGGCCCAATATTTAGATAATTATTTATCCTTGGTATTTAATATCTTAAAGATACACACGTTGGCAGTCATAAATCTCTCATTAGACATATATCAAGGGTAAAATATATTAAGGGGTCAAAAAAACTCTGTGCGGGGGAGACAATCATGAAAAAAGAAAAGATAAAGGAACAACAGATAAAACAGAAGAAATCAAAATCAGAAGCAAGAAATATGTTCATCGGTGTTGGTTTGGGCATTCTCTTTGGATTAATATTTGGTAACTTTATACTCGGCGCGATAACTGCAATAATAATCGTTATGGTCCTAGAAATTGGCGTTAAAGATAAATAAAAAGCTAAAAGAGCTTTTTTTGACTAACAGAGCATTTTATATTAGTTAAAGTTTTCCATTCTGTTCTCACATAGTCAGGAAAACTATTATTTAATTTATAGTAATCTTCAAGAAATTTTATAGTCTTTGGATCGCTAGGATAACCACTTCCAAATGAAACGCCTACATCTTCCTCTATTTTTTTTATAAGCTCATCCCTCTTCACTTTTGCAAGTATTGAAGCGGCCGCAACTATTGGATATTTATCCTCAGCTTTGTGAGAAGCTATGACCTCACAGGAAGCAAATTCATCTCCAAGGGCTTCTTTTAAATTATCAGAAAATCGATTTGCATTAACATCACATGAATCACATATCACCCTGTTTATTGGAATTTTAAGTCCAAGAATAGCTTCCTTGAAGGCAAAAAGTTCAATCTCATTTAGATTGTATTTCTTCATCTCCTTGTTAAGAAAAGCAGGGCTCAATACCTTAAAATAATATTCTCCTTTAAGTTCTAATATTTCTGAAAATAATTCATTTCTCCTTTTCGCAGTAAGTTTTTTTGAATCTTTTACGCCGAGTGATTCTATTTGTTGAATTTTATCTTCAGATATTGAGTAAGAAGCGACCACAAGAGGGCCTATGACAGGACCCCTTCCTGCTTCATCTATGCCACACACCTGCATTACTTTAAACCTCCGTAGAAAGTAAAGCATGCCTTACTGCCTTGACACCGCTTAGACCTTTTAGTTCAGTCAAGAACTCTTTAATTTCTTTTGTCTCACCTTTTAAAATAAATATTTCAAGGCAGTTTTTTTCATCCAGATGCGTGTGTAAAGTTGTCTCGACGACGTGTTCGTATTTGTGATGGATAGTGTTCAATGGACTTTCTGATTTCTTACTCGAGATAACCATGCCAGTGACTACTAAAGGCCCTTTTCCTTCTTCCCAGACTTCAGTTGTGACATAATTCCTCAATGCTTCCCTAAAGATTTCAGATCTAGTTGAAAATCCTTTGACATTGAGCAATTTATCGAGTTTATCGAGTAGTTCATCGTTAATTGAAATACTAATAACAGACATTCTATCCTCTCTAAAATTAAGTATTATTTTCTTATTAAAGACTTTATCCCTAAAATCCCTAGATATGATATACCTGAAACAAGGACAATTGTAGCCCCGGATGGTTGATTAAGGAAGAAAGACATTCCAATTCCTATAACCATATAGATTATCCCGATGAGAATGGAGAATATTATCATTTTTTTGAGACTATTTGTAAGTATACTCGCTGTTGCCGCGGGAAGTGTGAGAAGTGCCATGGCCAATATAATTCCGACAACATTTACTAGAACTACAACAGTCAATGCTACGAGGGACAGCAAAACAATATAGGTCTTCATTACAGGAACATTTGTGACTTCAGAAAATTCTTCATCAAATGAAAAAGCAAGAAATTCGTTGTATCTAATAAAAACTATGAGGGCAATAATAATGTTTAGGGCGATCATGATCAATATATCTATCCTTGAAACAGTAAGGATATTTCCAAATAGATAGCTAGCAAGATCGGGCACGTATCCCGGTGTTTGGTATATCATGAATATCCCAAATGCCATCCCAATGGCCCACATTGCACCGATTAATGTATCCTCACGTTGGTATGCTTTTTTTGATATAATTCCAAGAATGGAACTAGAAAAAACACTAAAGATAATTGCAGTTAAAAGAGGATTGTACCCTAAAAATAATCCTAAACCTATCCCGCCAAATGCAGCGTGCGATATGCCTCCAGATATAAAGACTAATCTTTTGACCACCACATAAGAGCCTATTACTCCACATGCAATTGCAGCCAATATTCCTGCCATAACTGCATTTTGGAAAAAGACGTATTGAAATACCATCATTCCTCATGCTCCTTCAAAACTCTATGAGGTATGCCATGACCTATAAGTTCTATTGGGCATCCATATAATTTTTCAAATACTTTCGGGGGTATGTTTTTCTCACCGTGATAATGAAGCGTTTTATTGATACATCCAATTGTTTTAACATGTGACGATATGGCCCCGGTATCATGGGTAACTAGTATTATGGCCATCTTTTCAGACAGCGCATGGAGAAAATCATAAAAATCAGTTTCTGCCTGAACATCGATATTGGAAGTGGGTTCATCAAGCAAAAGAAGTTTGGGTTCTGTTGCTAGGGCTCTTGCTATTAGGACTCTTTGAAGCTGACCTCCAGATAATTTCCCAATTTGAATATTTCTAATGTCTGCAATACCCATTATGTTCATGGCCTTGTCTGCAATTTTTCTATCGGCTCCCGAATATCTTCTCAAGAAATCAGTGTGCCCTATCCTGCCACTAAGGATCACTTGCTCAACATTAATTGGAAAGTTTCGATCAACTAAGGTATATTGCGGAACATATCCGACATATTTTCTACCTTCTTTTGGATTCTTACCAAAAAGGGAAATGGTGCCTTCTGTAGGATTCAGAAGTCCAAGGATAATTTTCAAAAGTGTTGATTTTCCCCCACCATTTGGCCCTATTATCCCAAGAAAATCATCATCATAAACTGTAAGATTAATATCTTCTAAAACCCTATGATCTCCGTAATCAAACGATAGATTCTCTATTCGGATAATTTCATTTTTCATGTTATTACTGATTCTTTATTTTGTTTGCTGTGATTTTAAGATTTTCTATATAATTTTCTGTCAAGGGATCAATAACTTCGGTCTTTCCGCCAATCTCTTTTGTGATAATCTCTGCTGCTTTGCTACTAAATCCAGGAGAAACAAATATGACCTTAATGTTTTCTTCCTTTGCTTCTTCTATTGTGTGGGCTAGGGATTGTAAAGTTGGCTCTTTTCCTTCAACTTCTATAGCAATCTGATTTAGATTGTAATCCTTTGCAAAATATCCCCAAGATGGGTGGAATATCATAAATGACCTGTTATCCATATCCTTTAATTCATTTATTATGTAATTGTCCGCTTCATCCAGTTTTTCTATATAATCCTCTCTGTTCTTCAAATAGTATTCTTTATTGTTCGGGTCAACTGCAATAAGGCCTTCGTATATGTTTTGGACCATAATTTTTCCGTTTCTTAGAGATGTCCAGATGTGAGGATCATTTCCGCCTTCTTCATCTACATGAACTCCTTCATCTTGGTGAGCTCCGATTTCGATCAACTCTATCCCTTTTGAGCTATCAACGACAATCATGTTTTTATTCAAGTCCTTTATTTTCCCCATCGATTTTACCTCAAATTCAATCCCTGATCCGACCATAACATATATTTTTGCTTTAGACATGTCAGCTAATTGGCTCGGCTTTAAGTCTGCAACATGTGGGTCGCCACCTTCTGGAACAATAATGTTAACTTTGACCTTTTCCCCGCCAACCGCCTCAATCATCTCTTTTTGAGGGGATATCGTTGCATAAACAATAATTTTCTCATCAGAATCGGTAGTTTTTTCATTTGCACAGCCTAATGAAAGCGTAAGTAAAAATGTCAATAAAATAAACAATAAATATTTCTTCATAATATATCCTCTATAACTCCATACCTATAATAATATTTAAATCTTTCTATAATAAATATTAATAAAACAATAGGACAAAATTAATAAATAGAAAACTATTAAAAGAGCTAGTTACACTCACCTTTGATGAACAGAAGATTGGGTTTTTCCTCACTTGCATTTTATGAAAAATCTCTAGAAAGTGCCCTTTCGTGGGGAGAAAGCAATGATTTCGGACTTTTAGAGATAGTTGCAGAAAATAATCATGCAATTGATGAGGAAGCACTGCCAGAAATCAAAGACCTAACCTCTTCTTATAATTTTGACTATACAGTACATTCACCCTTCTCAGATATCAATATATCAAGCTTAAACAAGAGCATAAGGAAAGAATCAATAAGACAGGTAAAGTATTCCATATTTGCAGTAAATGAAATAGGTGGAAAGATACTGACATTTCATCCTGGAAGGCATTCGGCGGCCACAAGTAAGTCAAGAGAGAACACAAAACAGATACTTTTTGAATCCCTGAAGGAGATTTCAGATTACAACAAGGATTATGGAGTTACTATCGCTTTAGAGAATATGCCTGACACATTTATCACGACAATGAAAGTATCTAAGGAAGTGTTGGAAGTTCTTGAAAATAAAGAGCTATCAGAGATAAAACACACAATGGATGTTGGTCACCTTGAAACTAACAATGTAGACATAGGCGAATATATCTATGATCTAAGGAATTACCTAATCCATATGCACCTGCACGATAACTTTGGAGAGTTTGATAATCATCTACCGCTTGGGGATGGAAATATAAACTTCCCGAGAATATTCAGGGCTTTGAAAGAAATAAACTATACAGGAAGAATAATACTTGAAATGACAAAAACTGAAGACATTCTAAAGAGCCGCGAATATTTAGAAGAAAAAAAATATTTATTTTAATCTAATAGTCATAGAACTTTATAATCATTTTTGCCATATTATTGTTAAACTCCAACTCGGGTTTTTTCCCTTTTGATTCAATAAATAATTTATCTAGGCCCGTCCAAAAGCTAAACCAGCCCCCTGGCTCGGTTATAATTAAAGGTAAGCTGAACAAAAAATCTTTTTGAGTTAGCAAAAGAGAGGATATTAGGGCCAATGAAAATCCTATGAAAAGCCATTTTATTCCTTCCCGCCTTGTCTGCGTCATCTCTTTTTGTTTTTCTTTCGCCTGATTCTGGAAATAGTCTTTCAATCTTTTCTTAATCATAGGCTCTTTTGTTATTCTTCTTTTATTTTTTGGTACAAGTAATCTTAGTTCAAGTATTGGAGATTCAGTCTTTTTCCCTCTTACGGCCCTTCTGCATTCAATCAAGAAATCATCAGAAAGCCCCCTTGCAGAATAAGGCCTTGGATCAAAATCTGAAAACATGTCATCATATGAATCAAGTATTAGGCTAATATTCTTCTCACGCAAGATAATTTTTGGATCTTCACTAGCTTCTATGTTTGATTCGTCTCCCATGTGCTCATCCCCTTATGCATAATATAATTAGTATAACTATTTAAGTATTAGTTAATTATGGGATATGGAAAATATGGGCAAACAAGATGATAAAAAGCACTGGTACGATGGAGGATTATACAAGTATATGATTGATCCTAGTACAGATGACGCAAGAAAGATAATTTCTAGCCTGATTGAAAATGATTCTAAAGTCATTGATGTTGGATGTGGAACAGGATCATTGGCTTTTTACCTCTCAGAAAAATGTAGATATATCTTGGGGATTGAACTTTCTAAAAAAATGGTTGATTATGCCAATTCAAGAAAAAAAGAAAATAGTATTTTGAACGTCCAGTTTTTCCACGGCAATGCTGAAAAAGTTTCCGAATTAACGAAAGATAGATTTGATTATGCAATTTTTTCCCTGTGCCTCCATGAAATGAAATCAGAAACTAGGGTCAAATCCTTAGAAGAAATAAAAAAAGTTGCTGACAAGATTATTATTTATGATTATTTAGTAAAAGAAAAAATTTCCTTTAAGGGAGTAATGAATTCAGCTGCAGAATTTCTTGCAGGAAGAAGTCATTTCTATAACTACAAATCTTTTCTTGAAGAAAAAGATATTTTTGGATTGTTGGAAAATAATGGATTTAAGGTTGAGAAAACTATCAGTGATAAAGATGCGTATATGGCAGTTAAGGCCAGATGGAAATAAACTTAAAAAAGGAGGTATTCTAAGAATCAATAAGAATACTTCAGGAGATTTAGATGTATAAAGTTGTTCTATTGAGGCATGGAGAAAGTACTTGGAACAAGGAAAACAGATTTACTGGATGGACTGATGTTGACCTTTCTGAAAAAGGAATTGACGAAGCTAAAAAAGCGGGTAAAGTCTTGCTTGAATTGGGATATGATTTTGACATAGCTTATACTTCAGTATTAAAAAGGGCTATACGAACATTGTGGTTGACATTGGATGAGATGGACCTTATGTGGATTCCAGTAATTAACTCTTGGAGACTAAATGAGAGGCATTATGGCGCACTTCAAGGGCTAAACAAATCAGAGATGGCTGAAAAGTATGGTGAAAAGCAGGTTCTAATCTGGAGAAGAAGCTATGATATAAGGCCACCAGAATTAGAAAAAAATGACAAAAGATTTCCTGGTTTTGATCCTCGTTACAAAGATTTAACTGCTGAACAACTTCCACAAAGCGAATGTCTCAAAGATACTGTTGAGAGATTTATGCCATACTGGCATGATACAATAGCCCCTACAATAAAAAATGGTAAAAAGGTGCTAATTGTTGCACATGGCAACAGTCTTAGAGCGCTTGTAAAGTATCTGGATAACGTCTCTGAAGAAGATATAGTAAACCTAAACATACCTACCGGTATACCGCTAGTCTATGAACTCGATAAAAATCTAAGGCCAATAAAACATTACTACTTAGGAGATGCAGAAAAAATCGAAAAGGCCATAAAGTCAGTTGCTAATCAAGGAAAGGCAAAGAAGTAATCCATACAAAAGATTTATAAATAGATTTATGATAAAATTTTTGGTACTATGAGTTTAGACCCATCCAATACAACCAAAGTAGTCACAAAAGACTCTTTTCTTAGATTTTGGTGGTGGCGATACTAAGCGACCTACCTTCAGGTTTTCGCTTACTCATAGGAATTTTTGTATAAATTAGACATCTAGGCTTTTTAGAAGTCTTATTTTATTTTAGATAAATTATATCTTAGATTTTAATAAAATATTAAAGGAGGATAAACATGGAAAAAACCAAAATATTTTTGGATGAAAACGAAATGCCAAAAAGATGGTATAACATACAGGCAGATCTTCCAAAACCTCTGCCGCCGGTATACAGCCCACAAACATTGAAAAGGGCAACATTGGAAGAACTTTCAGTAATCTTTCCAATGGAAATAATAAAACAGGAAGTATCTCAAGAAAGATGGATTGATATTCCACAAGACATACGTGATATTTATGCAGTATGGAGACCTTCTCCTCTTTACAGAGCTCTAAGATTAGAGAAGGCCCTAAAAACACCTGCAAAAATTTATTTTAAATGGGAAGGGGTTTCACCTGCAGGCAGTCACAAGCCAAACACAGCAGTAGCCCAAGCATACTATAATATGAAAGAAGGTACACAAACAATAACAACTGAAACTGGTGCAGGGCAGTGGGGATCTGCATTAAGCTACGCAACGAGTTTATTTGACATAACGTGCAGAGTTTACATGGTAAGAGTAAGTTACGAACAAAAACCTTACAGAAGAAATCTAATACATTTATGGGGAGCAGAAGTATTCCCAAGCCCAAGCAATAAGACAAATGCAGGAAGATCTTTCCTAAAAGATAATCCAGAACATCCCGGAAGTCTTGGAATTGCCATATCTGAAGCAGTAGAGGATGCAGCAACACATGAAGATACAAAATATTCTCTTGGGAGTGTTTTAAATCACGTTTGTATGCACCAGACAGTAATCGGTCTTGAAGCTAGAGAACAGTTAAAGATGGAAGAGAGATATCCAGACATAGTAATCGGTTGTGTTGGCGGCGGCTCCAACTTTGCTGGCGTTTCATTTCCATTCATACACGATAAACTAAAGGGAGATAAAAAGGATCTAAGAGTTGTTGCCGTTGAACCGCACTCATGTCCAACCCTTACCAAAGGTCTTTATGCATTCGATTATGGTGACTCCACAAAGCTAGGTCCAATTGCAAAAATGTTTACTTTGGGTCATGACTTCATCCCCCCAGGCATCCATGCCGGAGGATTAAGATACCACGGTGCCTCACCAATAGTAAGTTCACTAAAAGACCAAAACATTATCGAAGCTCAAGCATACCACCAAACAGAAGTATTTGAGGCGGCAATGCTCTTTGCACAAACAGAGGGGCATGTTCCAGCTCCAGAAACTGCTCATGCAGTTAAATCTGTTATTGAAGAAGCAAAGAAGTGCAAACAAACTGGCGAAGAGAAGGTAATTCTATTCAATGCAAGCGGACATGGACACTTCGACCTTAAATCCTACGAACTATACATTCATGGCAAATTAACAGACTACGAGTACCCAGTAGAACTTGTAAAGCAGTCTCTTAAAAAACTTCCAAAGATTCAGGAGGATTAATCCTCCTATTTTTTATTTTTGTGATAAAATGAAAACTCTTGGTTTTTTGGTCAATCCCATTTCTGGTATGGGAGGTTCAGTTGGGCTAAAAGGAACTGACGGACTATATGAAAAAGCCCTAGAACTTGGTGCAGAAAAGGTGTCAAAAAACAGGGCGGAAGTATTTTTTGAATCACTTGGTAAAGTAAAAGATGTAAAATTTCTTGTTCCTTCTAGTGAGATGGGCGAAGACTTAATAAAAAACAAAGAGCTTGAATATGAAGTTGTTTATACAGTTAAGGGATTAACTAGCAGAGAGGATACTCTAAAAACGATAGAAGAGTTCAAAAAGAGAAAAGTTGAGCTCATAATATTCTGTGGGGGAGATGGTACAGCAAGAGATATTTGTGAAGCTATCGGTACAGAGATTCCAGTTATTGGAATGCCTGCAGGAGTAAAGATGTTTTCATCAGTTTTTGCAATTAATCCCAAGGCTGCTTCTGATCTTCTCAAGGCTTTTCTAGAAGGAAACTCAAAGTACAAGGATTCCGATGTTCTAGATATAGATGAAGAAAGTTATCGTGCTGATAAATTCATAATGAAGTTGTATGGCTATC encodes:
- a CDS encoding PRC-barrel domain-containing protein — encoded protein: MGKIAATRLRDKMIVTEQGHEIGTLFDMVINEDTGELIALVVEPTTDVILDNMITDKENLVLVPFSAVRAVKDFIIVDVRRIPKKSERVGMFAKVPE
- the rnhB gene encoding ribonuclease HII, yielding MQVCGIDEAGRGPVIGPLVVASYSISEDKIQQIESLGVKDSKKLTAKRRNELFSEILELKGEYYFKVLSPAFLNKEMKKYNLNEIELFAFKEAILGLKIPINRVICDSCDVNANRFSDNLKEALGDEFASCEVIASHKAEDKYPIVAAASILAKVKRDELIKKIEEDVGVSFGSGYPSDPKTIKFLEDYYKLNNSFPDYVRTEWKTLTNIKCSVSQKKLF
- a CDS encoding CopG family ribbon-helix-helix protein, which produces MSVISISINDELLDKLDKLLNVKGFSTRSEIFREALRNYVTTEVWEEGKGPLVVTGMVISSKKSESPLNTIHHKYEHVVETTLHTHLDEKNCLEIFILKGETKEIKEFLTELKGLSGVKAVRHALLSTEV
- a CDS encoding metal ABC transporter permease, with the translated sequence MMVFQYVFFQNAVMAGILAAIACGVIGSYVVVKRLVFISGGISHAAFGGIGLGLFLGYNPLLTAIIFSVFSSSILGIISKKAYQREDTLIGAMWAIGMAFGIFMIYQTPGYVPDLASYLFGNILTVSRIDILIMIALNIIIALIVFIRYNEFLAFSFDEEFSEVTNVPVMKTYIVLLSLVALTVVVLVNVVGIILAMALLTLPAATASILTNSLKKMIIFSILIGIIYMVIGIGMSFFLNQPSGATIVLVSGISYLGILGIKSLIRK
- a CDS encoding ABC transporter ATP-binding protein; the encoded protein is MKNEIIRIENLSFDYGDHRVLEDINLTVYDDDFLGIIGPNGGGKSTLLKIILGLLNPTEGTISLFGKNPKEGRKYVGYVPQYTLVDRNFPINVEQVILSGRIGHTDFLRRYSGADRKIADKAMNIMGIADIRNIQIGKLSGGQLQRVLIARALATEPKLLLLDEPTSNIDVQAETDFYDFLHALSEKMAIILVTHDTGAISSHVKTIGCINKTLHYHGEKNIPPKVFEKLYGCPIELIGHGIPHRVLKEHEE
- a CDS encoding zinc ABC transporter substrate-binding protein, which translates into the protein MKKYLLFILLTFLLTLSLGCANEKTTDSDEKIIVYATISPQKEMIEAVGGEKVKVNIIVPEGGDPHVADLKPSQLADMSKAKIYVMVGSGIEFEVKSMGKIKDLNKNMIVVDSSKGIELIEIGAHQDEGVHVDEEGGNDPHIWTSLRNGKIMVQNIYEGLIAVDPNNKEYYLKNREDYIEKLDEADNYIINELKDMDNRSFMIFHPSWGYFAKDYNLNQIAIEVEGKEPTLQSLAHTIEEAKEENIKVIFVSPGFSSKAAEIITKEIGGKTEVIDPLTENYIENLKITANKIKNQ
- a CDS encoding sugar phosphate isomerase/epimerase family protein; translated protein: MNRRLGFSSLAFYEKSLESALSWGESNDFGLLEIVAENNHAIDEEALPEIKDLTSSYNFDYTVHSPFSDINISSLNKSIRKESIRQVKYSIFAVNEIGGKILTFHPGRHSAATSKSRENTKQILFESLKEISDYNKDYGVTIALENMPDTFITTMKVSKEVLEVLENKELSEIKHTMDVGHLETNNVDIGEYIYDLRNYLIHMHLHDNFGEFDNHLPLGDGNINFPRIFRALKEINYTGRIILEMTKTEDILKSREYLEEKKYLF
- a CDS encoding class I SAM-dependent methyltransferase, with product MGKQDDKKHWYDGGLYKYMIDPSTDDARKIISSLIENDSKVIDVGCGTGSLAFYLSEKCRYILGIELSKKMVDYANSRKKENSILNVQFFHGNAEKVSELTKDRFDYAIFSLCLHEMKSETRVKSLEEIKKVADKIIIYDYLVKEKISFKGVMNSAAEFLAGRSHFYNYKSFLEEKDIFGLLENNGFKVEKTISDKDAYMAVKARWK
- the gpmA gene encoding 2,3-diphosphoglycerate-dependent phosphoglycerate mutase, encoding MYKVVLLRHGESTWNKENRFTGWTDVDLSEKGIDEAKKAGKVLLELGYDFDIAYTSVLKRAIRTLWLTLDEMDLMWIPVINSWRLNERHYGALQGLNKSEMAEKYGEKQVLIWRRSYDIRPPELEKNDKRFPGFDPRYKDLTAEQLPQSECLKDTVERFMPYWHDTIAPTIKNGKKVLIVAHGNSLRALVKYLDNVSEEDIVNLNIPTGIPLVYELDKNLRPIKHYYLGDAEKIEKAIKSVANQGKAKK
- a CDS encoding TrpB-like pyridoxal phosphate-dependent enzyme; translated protein: MEKTKIFLDENEMPKRWYNIQADLPKPLPPVYSPQTLKRATLEELSVIFPMEIIKQEVSQERWIDIPQDIRDIYAVWRPSPLYRALRLEKALKTPAKIYFKWEGVSPAGSHKPNTAVAQAYYNMKEGTQTITTETGAGQWGSALSYATSLFDITCRVYMVRVSYEQKPYRRNLIHLWGAEVFPSPSNKTNAGRSFLKDNPEHPGSLGIAISEAVEDAATHEDTKYSLGSVLNHVCMHQTVIGLEAREQLKMEERYPDIVIGCVGGGSNFAGVSFPFIHDKLKGDKKDLRVVAVEPHSCPTLTKGLYAFDYGDSTKLGPIAKMFTLGHDFIPPGIHAGGLRYHGASPIVSSLKDQNIIEAQAYHQTEVFEAAMLFAQTEGHVPAPETAHAVKSVIEEAKKCKQTGEEKVILFNASGHGHFDLKSYELYIHGKLTDYEYPVELVKQSLKKLPKIQED
- a CDS encoding ATP-NAD kinase family protein, giving the protein MKTLGFLVNPISGMGGSVGLKGTDGLYEKALELGAEKVSKNRAEVFFESLGKVKDVKFLVPSSEMGEDLIKNKELEYEVVYTVKGLTSREDTLKTIEEFKKRKVELIIFCGGDGTARDICEAIGTEIPVIGMPAGVKMFSSVFAINPKAASDLLKAFLEGNSKYKDSDVLDIDEESYRADKFIMKLYGYLKTPYVPNLIQDAKAVFEGQDEEMAKEGIAVFASEFMSDGSLYLVGAGSTTAKIAEVMGLKKTMLGVDLIKDEKLIASDVNEKAILEYIQNEKSVKIIVSPIGAQGFVFGRGNQQISSQVLRKVGKENIIIIATPQKLDNTPFLLVDTGDDELDTELSGKTLVVCAYRMAQRKDIRKD